A window of the Arachis duranensis cultivar V14167 chromosome 5, aradu.V14167.gnm2.J7QH, whole genome shotgun sequence genome harbors these coding sequences:
- the LOC107490804 gene encoding uncharacterized protein LOC107490804 isoform X3: MVKFEGGYTVETIFDGTKLGVEPYSVEVSPNGEFLVLDSENSNLYKIPVPISRYGRPKVLAGSSEGYIGHIDGRLRDARMNHPKGLTVDDSGNIYVADTMNMAIRKITDQGVTTIAGGGKWGQSRGHVDGASEDAKFSNDFDVKYVGSSCSLLVVDRGNQAIREIQLHHDDCNTDSSSSDDYDASFHLGIVVLLAAGFFGYMLALLQWRVRAMFSSHDDPRPPLRKGTAPPPHQRLPPNSVRPPLIPSEDEDEFEKQEGFFVSIGRLFLNSGTSMAEILGGLFSSSSSKRNKSSQLHQYHHHPQYQQQYHHYPPSNRTHHQSWPVQESYVIPNEDEPPPPLETRTPTHNRKTTTYPFVTNNNNEIEKPQNSKPIRPNNNYLDKWDDDNNGGDYDDGDHQHQQQQPPHHQYKHPKLQHHQIQQHQQHHQIQTRYSSSTTTANTPQGYYEPSCEPNEIVFGAVQEHDGRREAMVIKAVDYGDPKYSHHSIRPRLNYVGYSHAY, from the exons ATGGTGAAATTCGAAGGTGGCTACACTGTGGAGACTATATTTGATGGAACTAAGCTTGGAGTTGAGCCTTACTCAGTTGAAGTATCTCCAAATGGTGAATTCCTAGTTCTGGATTCAGAGAACAGTAATCTCTACAAGATTCCTGTCCCAATATCTCGAT ATGGCAGGCCCAAAGTTCTTGCTGGATCAAGTGAAGGGTATATTGGACACATAGATGGGAGACTTAGAGACGCCAGAATGAATCACCCTAAAGGGCTTACAGTGGATGACAGTGGAAATATTTACGTTGCTGACACTATGAATATGGCCATCAGAAAAATCACTGATCAAG GGGTTACAACCATTGCGGGTGGTGGAAAATGGGGGCAATCAAGAGGGCATGTTGATGGTGCAAGTGAAGATGCAAAATTTTCAAATGATTTTGATGTAAAGTATGTTGGTAGCAGCTGCTCCCTTTTGGTGGTGGATCGTGGAAACCAAGCAATTAGAGAAATTCAACTCCACCATGATGACTGTAATactgattcttcttcttccgatGACTATGATGCTAGTTTCCACTTAG GAATAGTGGTGCTTCTTGCTGCTGGATTCTTTGGCTATATGCTAGCATTACTGCAGTGGAGAGTGAGAGCAATGTTTTCTTCTCATGAT GATCCAAGACCTCCATTAAGGAAAGGCACAGCACCTCCACCACATCAAAGGCTTCCTCCAAACTCAGTCAGGCCTCCATTGATCCCAAGTGAAGACGAGGACGAATTCGAGAAACAAGAAGGCTTCTTTGTCTCCATTGGAAGACTCTTCCTCAACTCAGGCACATCCATGGCTGAAATCTTAGGTGGCttattctcatcatcatcatccaaaAGGAACAAATCTTCACAActtcatcaatatcatcatcatcctcaatACCAACAACAATACCACCATTATCCACCATCAAACAGGACCCATCATCAATCATGGCCAGTGCAAGAGAGTTATGTGATTCCAAATGAAGATGAACCTCCTCCACCATTAGAAACAAGAACACCAACACATAatagaaaaacaacaacataccCTTTTGTTACCAACAATAACAATGAGATTGAGAAGCCACAGAACTCGAAACCAATTAGgcctaataataattatttggaCAAATgggatgatgataataatggaGGTGACTATGATGATGGTGATCAtcaacatcaacaacaacaaccgcCACATCATCAATATAAGCATCCTAAGCTTCAGCACCATCAGATTCAACAACACCAGCagcatcatcaaattcaaacacgcTACtcttcatcaacaacaacaGCCAACACCCCACAAGGCTACTACGAGCCGAGCTGCGAGCCGAATGAGATCGTGTTTGGCGCAGTTCAAGAACACGATGGGAGGCGTGAAGCTATGGTTATAAAAGCTGTAGATTATGGGGATCCCAAGTACAGTCACCATAGTATTCGTCCCAGGTTGAATTATGTTGGTTACTCTCATGCTTATTGA
- the LOC107490804 gene encoding uncharacterized protein LOC107490804 isoform X2 codes for MVKFEGGYTVETIFDGTKLGVEPYSVEVSPNGEFLVLDSENSNLYKIPVPISRLYADGRPKVLAGSSEGYIGHIDGRLRDARMNHPKGLTVDDSGNIYVADTMNMAIRKITDQGVTTIAGGGKWGQSRGHVDGASEDAKFSNDFDVKYVGSSCSLLVVDRGNQAIREIQLHHDDCNTDSSSSDDYDASFHLGIVVLLAAGFFGYMLALLQWRVRAMFSSHDDPRPPLRKGTAPPPHQRLPPNSVRPPLIPSEDEDEFEKQEGFFVSIGRLFLNSGTSMAEILGGLFSSSSSKRNKSSQLHQYHHHPQYQQQYHHYPPSNRTHHQSWPVQESYVIPNEDEPPPPLETRTPTHNRKTTTYPFVTNNNNEIEKPQNSKPIRPNNNYLDKWDDDNNGGDYDDGDHQHQQQQPPHHQYKHPKLQHHQIQQHQQHHQIQTRYSSSTTTANTPQGYYEPSCEPNEIVFGAVQEHDGRREAMVIKAVDYGDPKYSHHSIRPRLNYVGYSHAY; via the exons ATGGTGAAATTCGAAGGTGGCTACACTGTGGAGACTATATTTGATGGAACTAAGCTTGGAGTTGAGCCTTACTCAGTTGAAGTATCTCCAAATGGTGAATTCCTAGTTCTGGATTCAGAGAACAGTAATCTCTACAAGATTCCTGTCCCAATATCTCGAT TATATGCAGATGGCAGGCCCAAAGTTCTTGCTGGATCAAGTGAAGGGTATATTGGACACATAGATGGGAGACTTAGAGACGCCAGAATGAATCACCCTAAAGGGCTTACAGTGGATGACAGTGGAAATATTTACGTTGCTGACACTATGAATATGGCCATCAGAAAAATCACTGATCAAG GGGTTACAACCATTGCGGGTGGTGGAAAATGGGGGCAATCAAGAGGGCATGTTGATGGTGCAAGTGAAGATGCAAAATTTTCAAATGATTTTGATGTAAAGTATGTTGGTAGCAGCTGCTCCCTTTTGGTGGTGGATCGTGGAAACCAAGCAATTAGAGAAATTCAACTCCACCATGATGACTGTAATactgattcttcttcttccgatGACTATGATGCTAGTTTCCACTTAG GAATAGTGGTGCTTCTTGCTGCTGGATTCTTTGGCTATATGCTAGCATTACTGCAGTGGAGAGTGAGAGCAATGTTTTCTTCTCATGAT GATCCAAGACCTCCATTAAGGAAAGGCACAGCACCTCCACCACATCAAAGGCTTCCTCCAAACTCAGTCAGGCCTCCATTGATCCCAAGTGAAGACGAGGACGAATTCGAGAAACAAGAAGGCTTCTTTGTCTCCATTGGAAGACTCTTCCTCAACTCAGGCACATCCATGGCTGAAATCTTAGGTGGCttattctcatcatcatcatccaaaAGGAACAAATCTTCACAActtcatcaatatcatcatcatcctcaatACCAACAACAATACCACCATTATCCACCATCAAACAGGACCCATCATCAATCATGGCCAGTGCAAGAGAGTTATGTGATTCCAAATGAAGATGAACCTCCTCCACCATTAGAAACAAGAACACCAACACATAatagaaaaacaacaacataccCTTTTGTTACCAACAATAACAATGAGATTGAGAAGCCACAGAACTCGAAACCAATTAGgcctaataataattatttggaCAAATgggatgatgataataatggaGGTGACTATGATGATGGTGATCAtcaacatcaacaacaacaaccgcCACATCATCAATATAAGCATCCTAAGCTTCAGCACCATCAGATTCAACAACACCAGCagcatcatcaaattcaaacacgcTACtcttcatcaacaacaacaGCCAACACCCCACAAGGCTACTACGAGCCGAGCTGCGAGCCGAATGAGATCGTGTTTGGCGCAGTTCAAGAACACGATGGGAGGCGTGAAGCTATGGTTATAAAAGCTGTAGATTATGGGGATCCCAAGTACAGTCACCATAGTATTCGTCCCAGGTTGAATTATGTTGGTTACTCTCATGCTTATTGA
- the LOC107490804 gene encoding uncharacterized protein LOC107490804 isoform X1 has product MGNLLIQLRKAKTLDGRPKVLAGSSEGYIGHIDGRLRDARMNHPKGLTVDDSGNIYVADTMNMAIRKITDQGVTTIAGGGKWGQSRGHVDGASEDAKFSNDFDVKYVGSSCSLLVVDRGNQAIREIQLHHDDCNTDSSSSDDYDASFHLGIVVLLAAGFFGYMLALLQWRVRAMFSSHDDPRPPLRKGTAPPPHQRLPPNSVRPPLIPSEDEDEFEKQEGFFVSIGRLFLNSGTSMAEILGGLFSSSSSKRNKSSQLHQYHHHPQYQQQYHHYPPSNRTHHQSWPVQESYVIPNEDEPPPPLETRTPTHNRKTTTYPFVTNNNNEIEKPQNSKPIRPNNNYLDKWDDDNNGGDYDDGDHQHQQQQPPHHQYKHPKLQHHQIQQHQQHHQIQTRYSSSTTTANTPQGYYEPSCEPNEIVFGAVQEHDGRREAMVIKAVDYGDPKYSHHSIRPRLNYVGYSHAY; this is encoded by the exons ATGGGAAACCTTTTGATTCAGCTGAGAAAAGCAAAGACGCTTG ATGGCAGGCCCAAAGTTCTTGCTGGATCAAGTGAAGGGTATATTGGACACATAGATGGGAGACTTAGAGACGCCAGAATGAATCACCCTAAAGGGCTTACAGTGGATGACAGTGGAAATATTTACGTTGCTGACACTATGAATATGGCCATCAGAAAAATCACTGATCAAG GGGTTACAACCATTGCGGGTGGTGGAAAATGGGGGCAATCAAGAGGGCATGTTGATGGTGCAAGTGAAGATGCAAAATTTTCAAATGATTTTGATGTAAAGTATGTTGGTAGCAGCTGCTCCCTTTTGGTGGTGGATCGTGGAAACCAAGCAATTAGAGAAATTCAACTCCACCATGATGACTGTAATactgattcttcttcttccgatGACTATGATGCTAGTTTCCACTTAG GAATAGTGGTGCTTCTTGCTGCTGGATTCTTTGGCTATATGCTAGCATTACTGCAGTGGAGAGTGAGAGCAATGTTTTCTTCTCATGAT GATCCAAGACCTCCATTAAGGAAAGGCACAGCACCTCCACCACATCAAAGGCTTCCTCCAAACTCAGTCAGGCCTCCATTGATCCCAAGTGAAGACGAGGACGAATTCGAGAAACAAGAAGGCTTCTTTGTCTCCATTGGAAGACTCTTCCTCAACTCAGGCACATCCATGGCTGAAATCTTAGGTGGCttattctcatcatcatcatccaaaAGGAACAAATCTTCACAActtcatcaatatcatcatcatcctcaatACCAACAACAATACCACCATTATCCACCATCAAACAGGACCCATCATCAATCATGGCCAGTGCAAGAGAGTTATGTGATTCCAAATGAAGATGAACCTCCTCCACCATTAGAAACAAGAACACCAACACATAatagaaaaacaacaacataccCTTTTGTTACCAACAATAACAATGAGATTGAGAAGCCACAGAACTCGAAACCAATTAGgcctaataataattatttggaCAAATgggatgatgataataatggaGGTGACTATGATGATGGTGATCAtcaacatcaacaacaacaaccgcCACATCATCAATATAAGCATCCTAAGCTTCAGCACCATCAGATTCAACAACACCAGCagcatcatcaaattcaaacacgcTACtcttcatcaacaacaacaGCCAACACCCCACAAGGCTACTACGAGCCGAGCTGCGAGCCGAATGAGATCGTGTTTGGCGCAGTTCAAGAACACGATGGGAGGCGTGAAGCTATGGTTATAAAAGCTGTAGATTATGGGGATCCCAAGTACAGTCACCATAGTATTCGTCCCAGGTTGAATTATGTTGGTTACTCTCATGCTTATTGA